From a region of the Chroicocephalus ridibundus chromosome 8, bChrRid1.1, whole genome shotgun sequence genome:
- the ARPC5 gene encoding actin-related protein 2/3 complex subunit 5: protein MAKHTVSSARFRRVDVDEYDENKFVDEEEGGDGQAGPDEGEVDSCLRQGNMMAALQAALKNPPINTKNQAVKDRAESIVLKVLISFKANDIEKAVQSLDKNGVDLLMKYIYKGFESPSDNSSAVLLQWHEKALAAGGVGSIVRVLTARKTV from the exons ATGGCGAAGCATACGGTCTCGTCGGCGCGGTTCCGCCGGGTGGATGTGGACGAGTACGACGAGAACAAGTTCGTGGACGAGGAGGAAGGAGGCGACGGGCAAGCGGGGCCCGATGAGGGCGAGGTGGACTCGTGCCTGCGGCAA GGGAACATGATGGCTGCGCTACAGGCGGCTCTGAAGAACCCCCCTATCAACACAAAGAACCAGGCAGTGAAG GATCGTGCAGAAAGTATTGTCCTGAAGGTCCTCATCTCTTTCAAAGCCAACGATATTGAGAAGGCGGTGCAGTCACTGGACAAGAACGGTGTTGACCTGCTAATGAAGTACATCTACAAAGGCTTTGAGAGCCCCTCTGACAACAGCAgcgctgtgctgctgcagtggcACGAGAAG gccctggctgctggaggagtAGGGTCCATTGTCCGCG